The nucleotide sequence CGATCGCGATGGCTGGGCCCTGCCGCGGCTCGCCTCCGCGACCATGGAGCTTTTCGCCATATGACGGCGTCCCGTCGCCTCGCGCCGCCTTCGACGCCGGTCGGGCCCCCGTCTCCGGGGGGCCGCTCCAGCACATTGAAGGGCCTCAGGCGGACAACCGGGCGGACACGTCCGGGCCTGTGTCACCTTTCTCGACGCCAGGCTGCAGGCCGCCAGAGCACTCGGTCCGCAGGCATCAGCCTCGCGGGGCACTTCTTGCGCCCACGCGGGCTGGTTAGCCTGAATCAAGCTTGCCGCGTCAGATTCTTCAGAGGAGAAACCCGCGGTCCACGTGTGTCACACGCCTTGCTACCTTACCGACACCGACGATGGCAGGATCTTTGTGCCCGGCAACCCGGTGAGTGGCTTTGACTGCCCCCGCAAGGCGCGGGCTGCGGCCGACCGGGCGCTCGGCTCCATGACGACGGAGGTGCTGCCAGGCGGGGAGCGCCACGTGCTCA is from Methylobacterium radiodurans and encodes:
- a CDS encoding DUF6894 family protein; translation: MSGFDCPRKARAAADRALGSMTTEVLPGGERHVLRAIVRDEADQVIYEAAVTFAGEWKIPIAA